The DNA region GCCCGGACAGGCCGCGGTGTTCTACGACGGCGACGAGGTGCTGGGAGGGGGCTGGATCACGCGGGGGTGAGGGCTGACGGCCCTCACCGCGCGTGAATTCCGAATGTCGCGATGCCGAATGTCGGGAGGTCCGCCGGCCTTCCCGGACTTCCCGGCATGCAGCGCCTGGCGCCGTCAGGCGCTGGCGGTCGCGGCGGCGCCGTGGTGATACTCCGCGTCGCCGAGCTCGAGCCAGCGCTCTGCGTCGATCGCCGCCATGCACCCGGCGCCGGCCGACGTGATCGCCTGCCGATAGACCGGATCCTGCACGTCGCCGGCGGCGAACACGCCGGCCACGTTGGTACGCACGCCCGTGGTCACGAGATAACCGCCCTCGTCCATGTCGAGCTGGCCCTTGAACAGCGCGGTGTTCGGCGTGTGCCCGATGGCGACGAACACGCCATCGACGGCCAGCGTGTCGACGACGCCCGTCTTCGTGTCGCGCAGGCGGGCGCCGTTCACGTCGCCGCGCTCGTCGGCGACGATCTCCTCCACCTCGGTGTTCCAGCGGAAGGAGATCTTCGGGTTCGCAAATGCCTTGTCCTGCATGATCTTCGACGCGCGAAGCGTGTCTCGCCGATGGATCACGGTGACGTGCGAGGCCAGCTTCGAGAGGTAGAGCGCTTCCTCGATGGCCGTGTCGCCGCCGCCGACGATGGCGACCGGGCGATTGCGGAAGAAGAAGCCGTCGCAGGTCGCGCACGTGCTCACGCCGCGGCCCATCAGCTTCATCTCCGACGGCAACCCGAGCAGCTTGGCCGACGCGCCGGTCGCCACGATCAGGGTGCGAGACCGGATCACCTGCCCGCCGTCCAGCGTCAGCGTGAACGGGCGCTGCGACAGGTCGACGCGCTCGACCAGGCCCGACATGAACGCGGTCCCGAAGTGCTCGGCCTGCGCGCGCATGTCGGCCATGAGCTGCGGCCCCATGACGCCATCCTTGTGCCCCGGCCAGTTCTCCACCATGGTGGTGATGGTCAACTGGCCACCTGGCTGCAGGCCCTCGATGACCAGCGGATGCAGGTTGGCCCGCGCGGTGTACAGCGCCGCCGTCAGGCCAGCCGGGCCCGAGCCGATGATCACCACGTCGCGCACGTCGTCACTCATAGTCGCAATCCTGTTCCCTGACGCAGCAAATGCGGAGTGCCATCCACGACAGCGCCCCCCGGGGGCGGTCGTGGATCCGGCATTCCGCACGTGTGGCGCGGCTCAGCCGAGCCGCGTTCCTACATGTGCCGTTCGAGGAGACGCTTCAGAGCATCCTTGGACTGCACGCCGATCGTCTGGTCGACCAACTGCCCGCCCTTGAACACCAGGAGCGCGGGGATCGA from Luteitalea sp. TBR-22 includes:
- the trxB gene encoding thioredoxin-disulfide reductase, with product MSDDVRDVVIIGSGPAGLTAALYTARANLHPLVIEGLQPGGQLTITTMVENWPGHKDGVMGPQLMADMRAQAEHFGTAFMSGLVERVDLSQRPFTLTLDGGQVIRSRTLIVATGASAKLLGLPSEMKLMGRGVSTCATCDGFFFRNRPVAIVGGGDTAIEEALYLSKLASHVTVIHRRDTLRASKIMQDKAFANPKISFRWNTEVEEIVADERGDVNGARLRDTKTGVVDTLAVDGVFVAIGHTPNTALFKGQLDMDEGGYLVTTGVRTNVAGVFAAGDVQDPVYRQAITSAGAGCMAAIDAERWLELGDAEYHHGAAATASA